TCCTTATTAGGAGGAAGTGAACAGCAAAAACATGAGAGTCAACAGCAAGAACTTTTCGGCGAAATGTTTGAAGCTTTAATAGGTGCAATATATGTAGAATATGATAGTAATTTTTCTCTAGCTAGAGATTGGCTAATTAAGCATTTTATTAAGTCTACTGTCGATGCTTTAATTGAAGAAAATCAAATTTTAGAAGAATTGCCAGTAGACTATTCACAAGCTATTAGTACAATGAATGCTACAGAAAAATTTGCACTTCTACGCCAGATGAAGGAAGAGGCTGATGCTTTAGTAGCGCAAAATGTTAAATTACAGACTCTTTTATCTTGGATACATCAGAAATCATCTTTAGCTGATAGTAAATATAAACCCACACAGACTAGAGCTTTTTATCTGGCTCTCATCCGAATTTTTGCTCTTGGCTTTGTTCGTAATTGCGACCCTACTGTAAATAGTAATTCCCAAGTTCGTAATTTTTTTGATAGTTTCAATCGTGTAAATGCTCTTGGACTAGAACTTTCTTTTAAATTTAACTCTACATCTGATCCAGCTAATGTAATTGCATCAATCTTGTTACTTGATATCGAGCCTGAACTCAAACAAGCTTTACAGCAATTAAAAGATGAATTACCTAAAAATCCAAGAATAGAACAAGAAAAATTAGAGCAATGGCGACAAATTAACGGTCAAGATTGGCTTAATAAAATTCAAGACTTGATTGGATATGATTTAGTTTTTAATGAATCACAAAAAGAACTATTAAAAGAGTATTATAAAACAAATTTAGTATTAATGGATCTTATCAATAATCTTTCTGCTGAAGAAAAACAGCTAATTGAAGATACTCTATTTTTATATCCTTAAATTGGTATTAGCTTAAAAATTATACCAATTTGAAAAATGATTACAACAGATGGATGTACAAAACCGCATACAGAGGGCGATTACCAATCCAAAATGGTATTAGACTAACAAAGGCTTTTGTCGCTGTGGCAGGAGTATAATGGAGGACGATCAATATAATAAAGGCTTAATTTTTCGGGTTCGTAAGAGCGATCGCTAGTATGTAAGCTTTGAAATGTTTAGCCTATAAGACTTTGTGCAAAATATGTAAATCTTCAGTCATGCCAAAATTTGATGACCAATTGGAAAGCATTTATGCTAGCGATCGCAACTGTTGGCGTAAGTGGTTGTTAAACAATCATCTGACTTCTCCTGGTATATGGTTAATTTACTACAAAGTCAAAAGCGGTAAACCAAGCGTTAAATACAGCGAAGCAGTTAAAGAAGCTTTATGCTTTGGTTGGATTGACAGTAAAGTTAAATCATTGGATGAAGACCGTTATCAGCAAATCTTCACATCTCGCAAACCCAAAAGTGTATGGTCAAAATTAAATAAGCAATATATTGAAGAGCTAATTGAACAAGGCTTAATGATTCAGGGAGGTTTAGAAAAAATTCAACAAGCTAAAGAAGATGGCTCATGGAACTATTTGGATGCTATTGAAGCGTTGACAATTCCGATAGATTTGAAACAAGCCTTGGAAGCAAACCCCAAAGCCAATTTTAATTTTGAGGCATTTAGTAATTCATTGAAGAAGAATATCCTATTTTGGGTTGAGAGTGCAAAACGTCCAGAAACCCGGTTAAAAAGAATTGAGCAAGCCATAATTTCAGCAGCAGAAAACAGAAATCCATTGAGCCGTTGACATCCTCACCGTTGCTCAAGCCACGGTGATTACTTAACCTCACGATTTAGGTTTGTGTTTCCTTGCAGTGTCACCAATATCATAAATTGAAAATAAAAATGTAACAAAAACTACAAAATTCTCATAATCTCCAAAAACAAGGATAAGCTAGGCATATATGTATCTGGCTCGCGAACAAACCGCGATGAGGAGAAAATTTTATGGTTTCAACACCTGTGCTGCCGCTGGAAGCTGCTTCTCCAGCGCACATTTGCCCATTCGATCAAGCCTGTAGCTACCTAGAGGCAGCAGCTAAGGAATTAAAGTTAGCTCAAGGAATAGTAGAAATACTTAGCCACCCGCGCAAAGTGGTGACAGTTTCTATTCCTGTAAAACTAGATAATGGTGAAGTGCGAGTTTTTGCTGGACATCGAGTACAGCATTCCGATATTTTAGGCCCTTACAAAGGTGGAACTCGTTACCACCCAGCCGTAACACTGCGGGAAGTGTCAGCTTTAGCAATGCTAATGACTTGGAAATGTGCATTGTTAGGTATTCCCTACGGTGGTGGTAAGGGGGGTATTGCCATAGATCCAAAGCTTTATAGTGTTGGCGAATTAGAGCGTATCACCCGTCGTTATACCAGCGAGTTGATTAAAGATATCGGCCCTGCTGTAGACATACCAGCACCAGACATGGGTACTTCTGCCCGTGAAATGGCTTGGATGATGGACACTTACTCAGTAAATGTTGGTCATGCTGTACCAGGAGTTGTCACTGGTAAGCCACTTTCTATTGGCGGTTCGCGGGGACGGGAAATGGCAACCGGACGTGGCACGATGATTATTGTGCGTGAGGCGCTGGCAGATCAAGGTAAATCTCTGGTGGGAGTGCGGGTAGCTATCCAAGGTCTCGGTAATGTGGGAATGGCTGCGGCTGAATTGTTACACCAAGAGGGAGCCAAAATTATAGCAGTCTCAACGAGTGCAGGTGGAATATATTCCGAAAATGGTTTGGATATTCCAGCGTTGAAAGCCT
Above is a window of Nostoc sp. UHCC 0702 DNA encoding:
- a CDS encoding YdeI/OmpD-associated family protein produces the protein MPKFDDQLESIYASDRNCWRKWLLNNHLTSPGIWLIYYKVKSGKPSVKYSEAVKEALCFGWIDSKVKSLDEDRYQQIFTSRKPKSVWSKLNKQYIEELIEQGLMIQGGLEKIQQAKEDGSWNYLDAIEALTIPIDLKQALEANPKANFNFEAFSNSLKKNILFWVESAKRPETRLKRIEQAIISAAENRNPLSR
- a CDS encoding Glu/Leu/Phe/Val dehydrogenase, whose amino-acid sequence is MVSTPVLPLEAASPAHICPFDQACSYLEAAAKELKLAQGIVEILSHPRKVVTVSIPVKLDNGEVRVFAGHRVQHSDILGPYKGGTRYHPAVTLREVSALAMLMTWKCALLGIPYGGGKGGIAIDPKLYSVGELERITRRYTSELIKDIGPAVDIPAPDMGTSAREMAWMMDTYSVNVGHAVPGVVTGKPLSIGGSRGREMATGRGTMIIVREALADQGKSLVGVRVAIQGLGNVGMAAAELLHQEGAKIIAVSTSAGGIYSENGLDIPALKAYAAANHKSIIGFGQAVSISNADLLTLPCDVLIPAALENQITQENVNQIQAQIIAEAANGPTTLEANRVLEARGVTVLPDILANAGGVVVSYLEWVQGLSYVFWDEERVNREMEHLMVQAYHQVTQQSKSRQIPLRLAAYTLGVGRVAQALTDRGLYP